A part of Clostridia bacterium genomic DNA contains:
- a CDS encoding response regulator transcription factor, whose product MSEKTKQNISLSVMFSSAIFLQLCILSTANHAGEGYLPVDQREYVYYALQIFVLFGFFAYAAMRAAVKDERAGKGITAFVLCVFFAGAAVMLFSESSGSYIIVTYATMLCLGFWCGALYERMSVLAASKAEVAKIMGIGYGAAVALQFLLQLQWGTTPFLTPVMLLAFVFTALMLLKTPKNAKISSQNTGVQKISKKHILFSCIIAAALLLFANFYNGYIHHLQIVSGYTDFNVYTWPRLILIPCYLFFALIGDRGNGRIVQVAALCIALAALLNSVLTSNADAYRLNMCLFYCGIAGAVSYYNLTFWRLAQRTKHPALWASMGRVIDSAIVLIGGAVHLSSLPDFAVLSVDIAMLALIIILMAFGGGKRMSAEALTEPSLSSSGAVALNNMPQDVFDLIKERYTLTQRETDVFRELVLTEDKQTVIGERLSIRPRTVQLYVTALYQKTGASTRAGLTDIYHETMSGR is encoded by the coding sequence GTGTCAGAGAAAACAAAACAGAACATATCTCTTTCGGTAATGTTCTCCTCTGCGATCTTTTTGCAGTTATGCATACTCAGTACGGCTAATCATGCGGGCGAGGGTTATCTTCCCGTCGATCAGCGCGAATATGTATATTATGCTCTCCAGATATTCGTGCTCTTCGGCTTCTTTGCATATGCCGCTATGCGCGCGGCAGTAAAAGATGAGCGTGCGGGAAAGGGCATAACGGCTTTTGTTTTGTGCGTCTTTTTTGCAGGCGCCGCCGTAATGCTTTTTTCGGAAAGCTCGGGATCTTATATTATCGTAACGTATGCAACTATGCTTTGTCTGGGATTTTGGTGCGGTGCGCTGTATGAGCGAATGAGCGTTCTTGCGGCCTCGAAAGCAGAGGTCGCAAAGATCATGGGCATAGGATACGGCGCAGCCGTAGCTCTCCAGTTCCTGCTGCAGCTTCAATGGGGTACAACGCCTTTTTTGACGCCCGTTATGCTTTTAGCATTTGTTTTTACGGCTTTAATGCTTCTTAAAACGCCGAAGAACGCCAAAATATCATCCCAAAATACAGGTGTGCAAAAGATCTCGAAAAAGCATATCCTGTTTTCGTGTATTATTGCTGCGGCGTTATTGTTATTCGCAAACTTCTATAACGGATATATCCACCATCTGCAAATAGTTTCGGGATATACTGATTTCAATGTTTACACATGGCCGCGTCTCATCCTTATACCGTGCTATCTTTTCTTCGCGCTTATAGGCGACAGGGGAAACGGAAGAATAGTGCAGGTGGCCGCGCTCTGCATAGCGCTTGCGGCTCTGCTTAACAGCGTGCTTACTTCCAATGCCGACGCTTATCGCCTTAACATGTGTCTGTTTTACTGCGGGATAGCCGGAGCTGTATCGTATTATAACTTGACATTCTGGCGGCTTGCCCAGAGAACGAAGCATCCGGCGCTGTGGGCGTCTATGGGACGTGTGATCGACAGTGCGATAGTGCTTATAGGCGGCGCAGTCCATCTTTCTTCGCTGCCCGATTTTGCCGTGCTGAGCGTAGACATTGCCATGCTTGCGTTGATAATAATCCTAATGGCCTTCGGCGGCGGAAAACGAATGTCGGCGGAAGCTCTCACGGAGCCTTCATTGTCAAGCAGCGGCGCCGTGGCTTTAAATAATATGCCCCAAGACGTTTTTGATTTGATAAAAGAGCGATATACCTTGACACAGCGCGAAACGGACGTTTTTCGCGAGCTCGTGCTTACCGAGGACAAGCAGACGGTCATAGGTGAGCGGCTTTCTATTCGTCCGCGAACGGTGCAGCTTTACGTTACCGCGCTTTATCAAAAAACGGGCGCGTCGACGCGCGCGGGACTTACCGACATTTACCACGAGACGATGAGCGGCCGTTGA
- a CDS encoding chitobiase/beta-hexosaminidase C-terminal domain-containing protein has product MKNGKLKRTLATAIAAAMCLVLLPMTAFAGYTEPEAFYYDLVSHSDYSYSGTLYRDSNGDIKFSFSGGLGEGYKINSVYLVTNGAHIRTGTVFENGQIPAGATGGYEGVPGDIMYNGLWIEDITLSGIEPGLYQTEFVTNKGSFFTTDFTDEWHTAVGTVEVVDGVPAPPRPVLTLSGLPESGRVGESYAGTATAVAQSGGTITYSMDGPSWLKLDNNTGMISGVPKKAGVYAVSVSAAERVGDVTVLSETLSRTITVVDPKLTFTFDKGLNADLTNMLTVKKNGAAVAEYYLWPVPEAGGAFTMASPGAGDYTATVTGSYYTSQGTKTYTYAEAAFTANDGESKTVSLTVSPAEMRCVSPVTNVWNGVFEWYDGPDPDTANLVSEGNSLVCGTDLFVRAVPCGDKAVFYLPSGMAATDTEHPDLTMPERPTYTVTAKLCDERGVPLGGRMTVTVTAENGKSRTFTGSTPGYTSTTTGEISIGGVPMGDDLNVTAVLSSNSTRYLSRSMTLSAPGSGDTLALGNTALRLRQGYITLDGSTLYNSSCRITKSDGAVVPASAAAVWDTANRDYRIYFEDIDSLSAGETLNVSLSTGSSYANEKVTLDADKNAVLSDATWYYGTFLRLRGSLPVQRAYYYRIFKGEEPASRWERISPYHVSGDSNLFSCSTNILMTGNYTVLLTSYEAYPYAAAAETLTEAKNSLDAAGTGLYIQSEPLTLVDSTETYETREVDLGELPNTYPRARLLEASASGLTLQADDAIASVRVTVQPKDPAPYRRCTVRLVTNQMSGTDSSSALILNGSVYINGIRAGSEVKWTTGGADQSSFKGIYEIDVPDVNVYGGWPLTVKWQSYRSNYEKVTAVALVRLDGGGEDYVGEGAVNTPAVSVYAPETVSGTAVSVYGTAPRRSKVIVTVDGAAAAEAYTGSGNKYTAILDLGDPFSWEEHQIGATVTVDGITYTAAPQTVTYTPSLPALDKIQVSNYAGYLETLWDNGWYTESGYWYYLPQKPVRYYLTFESGGSTVTESGAVEDVIVHLPRSDGDALLTAKYDSGLGAWVTPDYYCGNNPPSGVWVEYTPKPVTQAADPGASSIELDYTPKAPVHLLTNHDFEKQEKAEAENYGYWADFMSEGIDCGAEGVITYDDVKSKLGAQGITLTGKNGEHAREMQMKADEATFTVTNESTPGMIDDVNRANREFGTLFDKFTGKSESELKNLSCFADDDGENITYPYIDDYQYTRLSSVDGVPTAVIIRRATSPNYTLWTRTTITPSTYTEESWNTKNGNTAKLTYKRSEPFDVSEGWNTSTRCYVALIRWLNAFEMLDALIGGGEAGYIDTDLPAAAHTAGLEGGEATAVLQKTLPGGVHLSGDAKTAFYQMMVASIEQNIALDPGGFNGPRWEKLELARGELGGGMLNNMLWKRGKEFLKEVNKAKDDAITSNGAFINDLVGAGVETACKKYVKGQIEGAYYSNYWGWIFDNKKTRQKELQTMKDDWDRLNKALDEIEAGGWKVDRSLMPPDPMPPELDKDKDKEAAGGGGGGNTAKPPESSDTSGPGSSGTGLPADPNSNPGGGAPGSGGGGGAPVTPGTPVTPGTPSTPGGPSGPGTPPGQPPSTPGTPPIEIPELFPPVITQPVPTTRKPVIDPSGIVYEGVKSNRVAGVSAVIHTVSDSGERTPWYAEEYDQINPYVTDENGFYQWMVPEGKWSVTFMKDGYEDYTTSGGDGYGAAQAAGTWYMPVAPEQLDVNINLRRIDRPEVVSATATTEGVYIVFSQYMDVNTLTADKFTVIIDGANAALTNADIEFADAEEEGGAAFASEIMLARDIPADAKVSLTVDKSAASYTGKTMNESFMMTDAAVSTIPKTAAPTLSPNGGCVAANSPVEISAAGGAKIYYTTDGSTPTRESALYSGPVSVTANMTVRAVAVCPGCELSDVSSGTFTLSETVSDSVTDERTGETLSYAYAGGTVTLSGDVSASAPVYVGVYDKSGKMISVDIVTAPGTADVSGGDTAKLIWLDRSGFIAKVKCVRINVK; this is encoded by the coding sequence ATGAAGAACGGAAAGCTTAAACGGACGCTGGCGACGGCGATCGCGGCGGCGATGTGCCTTGTGCTCTTGCCGATGACGGCGTTCGCGGGGTACACAGAGCCCGAGGCGTTCTATTACGACCTTGTGAGCCATAGCGATTATTCGTACAGCGGCACCCTTTACAGGGACTCGAACGGAGACATTAAATTCAGCTTCTCCGGCGGCCTCGGGGAGGGGTATAAGATAAACTCCGTTTATCTCGTTACGAACGGCGCCCACATAAGGACGGGTACGGTATTCGAGAACGGCCAAATCCCCGCCGGTGCGACCGGCGGATACGAGGGCGTGCCGGGCGATATCATGTATAACGGCCTGTGGATAGAGGATATAACGCTCTCGGGCATTGAGCCCGGCTTATATCAGACGGAGTTCGTCACGAACAAGGGCAGCTTCTTTACGACCGACTTTACCGACGAATGGCATACCGCCGTCGGCACGGTCGAGGTCGTTGACGGCGTGCCCGCGCCGCCGCGCCCCGTGCTCACCTTAAGCGGCCTGCCCGAGAGCGGCCGCGTGGGCGAAAGCTATGCGGGAACGGCGACGGCGGTCGCGCAGAGCGGCGGCACGATCACGTATTCGATGGACGGCCCCTCGTGGCTTAAGCTCGATAATAATACCGGCATGATAAGCGGCGTGCCCAAAAAAGCGGGCGTTTATGCCGTAAGCGTGAGCGCGGCCGAGAGAGTCGGCGACGTGACCGTTTTAAGCGAGACCTTATCGCGCACGATAACGGTGGTCGACCCGAAGCTTACGTTCACGTTCGACAAGGGCCTTAACGCCGACCTTACGAATATGCTTACCGTAAAGAAGAACGGCGCCGCGGTGGCAGAATACTATTTATGGCCCGTGCCCGAAGCGGGCGGCGCCTTTACGATGGCAAGTCCCGGCGCGGGCGATTATACCGCGACCGTGACCGGCTCGTATTATACTTCGCAGGGGACGAAGACTTATACATACGCCGAAGCGGCGTTCACGGCAAACGACGGGGAGAGTAAGACCGTTTCCCTTACCGTTTCGCCCGCGGAAATGCGCTGCGTATCGCCCGTTACGAACGTGTGGAACGGCGTCTTTGAGTGGTACGACGGGCCCGACCCCGATACCGCAAATCTCGTAAGCGAGGGCAACAGTCTCGTGTGCGGCACGGACCTTTTCGTGCGCGCAGTGCCCTGCGGCGATAAAGCCGTCTTTTATCTCCCGTCCGGTATGGCCGCGACCGACACCGAGCATCCCGATCTTACGATGCCCGAGAGACCGACGTATACCGTGACCGCGAAGCTCTGCGACGAAAGGGGCGTACCCTTAGGCGGACGCATGACGGTGACCGTTACGGCGGAAAACGGAAAGAGCCGGACCTTTACGGGCAGCACTCCCGGGTACACCTCGACCACCACGGGAGAGATAAGCATCGGAGGCGTTCCCATGGGGGACGACCTTAACGTGACCGCCGTGCTTTCATCGAACAGCACGCGGTATCTTTCGAGGAGCATGACGCTCTCGGCTCCCGGGTCGGGCGATACGCTCGCGCTCGGAAACACGGCGCTTCGGTTGAGGCAGGGATATATTACGCTGGACGGCAGCACCCTTTACAACTCAAGCTGCCGTATCACAAAGAGCGACGGCGCCGTTGTCCCCGCGTCCGCGGCCGCCGTTTGGGACACCGCGAACAGGGATTACAGGATTTATTTTGAGGATATCGATTCTTTGAGCGCGGGCGAAACGCTGAACGTTTCGCTTAGCACCGGCTCAAGCTACGCGAACGAAAAGGTAACGCTCGACGCGGACAAGAACGCGGTGCTTTCGGACGCGACGTGGTATTACGGCACGTTTCTTCGCCTCAGGGGCTCCCTGCCCGTACAGCGCGCGTACTATTACCGCATATTCAAGGGAGAAGAGCCCGCGAGCCGCTGGGAGCGCATTTCGCCTTATCACGTAAGCGGCGACAGCAATCTCTTTTCCTGCTCGACGAATATTCTGATGACGGGTAATTATACCGTGCTTTTAACGAGCTATGAGGCGTACCCCTACGCCGCGGCCGCGGAGACGCTGACCGAGGCGAAGAACTCGCTCGACGCGGCGGGCACGGGGCTTTACATTCAGTCGGAGCCCTTAACGCTCGTCGACAGCACGGAGACTTACGAGACCCGCGAGGTGGACCTGGGCGAGCTTCCGAACACGTACCCGAGAGCGAGACTCCTTGAGGCGTCCGCGTCCGGGCTTACGCTTCAGGCCGACGACGCGATCGCGTCGGTGCGCGTAACGGTGCAGCCGAAGGATCCCGCGCCGTACAGGCGGTGCACGGTAAGGCTTGTCACGAACCAGATGAGCGGCACGGACTCCTCGTCGGCGCTTATATTGAACGGCAGCGTGTACATTAACGGCATACGCGCTGGAAGCGAGGTCAAGTGGACCACGGGCGGAGCCGATCAAAGCTCGTTCAAAGGTATTTACGAAATAGACGTCCCCGACGTAAACGTATACGGCGGCTGGCCCCTTACGGTGAAGTGGCAGAGCTACCGCTCGAACTACGAGAAGGTGACCGCCGTGGCGCTTGTGCGCCTTGACGGCGGCGGAGAGGATTACGTAGGCGAGGGCGCGGTAAATACGCCCGCCGTGAGCGTCTACGCGCCCGAGACCGTATCGGGTACCGCGGTATCCGTATACGGCACCGCGCCGAGGCGCTCGAAGGTGATCGTAACGGTCGACGGAGCGGCGGCGGCCGAGGCCTATACGGGCTCGGGCAACAAGTATACCGCCATACTCGATTTAGGCGACCCATTTAGCTGGGAGGAGCATCAGATCGGCGCGACCGTTACGGTGGACGGGATAACGTACACCGCGGCTCCGCAGACCGTAACGTACACGCCGTCCCTTCCCGCCCTCGATAAGATACAGGTGTCGAATTACGCGGGCTACCTTGAGACGCTCTGGGACAACGGATGGTATACGGAAAGCGGATACTGGTACTATCTGCCGCAGAAACCTGTAAGATACTATCTCACCTTTGAAAGCGGCGGAAGCACCGTGACCGAAAGCGGCGCCGTGGAGGACGTTATTGTCCATCTGCCGCGAAGCGACGGCGACGCTTTGCTTACGGCAAAGTACGACAGCGGACTCGGCGCGTGGGTAACGCCCGATTATTACTGCGGGAACAATCCGCCCTCGGGCGTTTGGGTGGAATATACGCCAAAGCCCGTAACTCAGGCGGCCGACCCCGGCGCATCTTCGATAGAGCTTGACTATACGCCGAAGGCGCCCGTTCATCTCCTTACGAACCATGACTTTGAAAAGCAGGAAAAGGCGGAGGCCGAGAACTACGGCTACTGGGCCGACTTTATGAGCGAGGGCATAGACTGCGGCGCCGAGGGCGTTATCACCTACGACGACGTAAAGAGCAAGCTCGGCGCGCAGGGCATAACGCTTACCGGAAAGAACGGCGAGCACGCCCGCGAGATGCAGATGAAGGCGGACGAGGCGACGTTCACCGTGACGAACGAATCGACGCCCGGCATGATAGACGACGTGAACCGCGCGAACCGCGAGTTCGGCACGCTTTTTGACAAATTCACGGGAAAGAGCGAAAGCGAGCTTAAGAATCTTTCCTGCTTTGCCGACGACGACGGCGAGAACATAACGTATCCGTATATAGACGACTACCAGTATACGCGGCTCTCGTCCGTGGACGGCGTTCCAACGGCGGTGATAATCCGCCGCGCGACGAGCCCGAATTATACGCTGTGGACGCGCACGACGATAACGCCCTCGACGTATACGGAGGAGTCGTGGAATACGAAGAACGGCAATACCGCGAAGCTTACTTATAAAAGAAGCGAGCCCTTCGACGTATCGGAGGGCTGGAATACCTCGACCAGGTGCTACGTCGCGCTGATACGGTGGCTCAACGCGTTCGAGATGCTCGACGCGCTCATCGGCGGCGGCGAGGCGGGATATATCGACACCGACCTGCCCGCGGCGGCTCATACGGCGGGACTTGAAGGCGGCGAAGCGACGGCCGTGCTTCAGAAGACGCTGCCCGGCGGCGTTCATCTGTCGGGCGACGCGAAAACGGCCTTTTATCAGATGATGGTGGCCTCCATCGAGCAGAACATCGCGCTCGACCCGGGCGGCTTCAACGGCCCGCGCTGGGAGAAGCTTGAGCTTGCGCGCGGCGAGCTCGGCGGCGGTATGCTCAACAATATGCTGTGGAAGCGCGGCAAGGAGTTCTTAAAAGAGGTAAACAAGGCGAAGGACGACGCCATCACGTCGAACGGCGCGTTCATAAACGACCTCGTCGGCGCGGGCGTCGAAACGGCCTGCAAAAAGTACGTAAAGGGCCAGATAGAGGGCGCGTACTACTCGAATTACTGGGGCTGGATCTTCGACAACAAGAAGACGCGCCAGAAGGAGCTTCAGACGATGAAGGACGACTGGGACAGACTCAACAAGGCGCTTGACGAGATAGAGGCAGGCGGCTGGAAGGTGGACAGAAGCCTTATGCCGCCCGACCCGATGCCGCCCGAGCTTGACAAGGATAAGGACAAGGAAGCCGCGGGAGGCGGCGGAGGCGGCAACACGGCGAAGCCGCCCGAAAGCTCCGACACGTCGGGCCCCGGCAGCAGCGGCACGGGACTGCCCGCCGATCCGAACTCCAATCCCGGCGGCGGCGCTCCCGGAAGCGGCGGAGGCGGCGGCGCACCCGTAACGCCCGGTACGCCCGTAACGCCCGGCACGCCCAGCACCCCCGGCGGCCCCTCGGGCCCCGGCACCCCGCCCGGACAGCCCCCCTCGACTCCCGGAACTCCGCCGATAGAGATACCCGAGCTCTTCCCGCCCGTTATAACGCAGCCCGTACCGACTACGCGCAAGCCCGTAATCGATCCCTCGGGCATTGTGTACGAGGGCGTAAAGAGCAACCGCGTCGCGGGCGTTTCGGCCGTTATCCATACGGTATCCGACAGCGGAGAGCGCACGCCGTGGTACGCGGAGGAATACGACCAGATTAACCCCTACGTGACCGATGAGAACGGCTTCTATCAGTGGATGGTGCCCGAGGGCAAGTGGTCCGTGACCTTCATGAAGGACGGCTACGAGGATTATACGACGTCCGGCGGCGACGGATACGGCGCGGCACAGGCGGCGGGAACGTGGTATATGCCCGTTGCTCCCGAGCAGCTCGACGTAAATATAAACCTCCGGCGCATCGACCGTCCCGAGGTCGTATCCGCGACGGCGACGACCGAGGGCGTGTATATCGTGTTCAGCCAGTATATGGACGTAAATACGCTTACGGCCGATAAGTTCACGGTAATCATAGACGGCGCGAACGCGGCTCTTACGAATGCGGATATTGAGTTCGCAGACGCCGAAGAGGAGGGCGGCGCCGCGTTCGCAAGCGAGATAATGCTCGCACGCGACATCCCCGCGGACGCAAAGGTGAGCCTTACGGTCGACAAGTCCGCCGCAAGCTATACGGGCAAGACGATGAACGAAAGCTTCATGATGACGGACGCGGCCGTTTCGACGATTCCGAAGACGGCGGCGCCGACGCTCTCGCCGAACGGCGGCTGCGTTGCGGCGAACTCGCCGGTGGAGATTTCCGCGGCAGGAGGCGCGAAGATCTATTACACGACCGACGGCAGTACGCCGACGCGCGAAAGCGCGCTTTACAGCGGCCCCGTTTCGGTCACCGCGAATATGACGGTAAGGGCCGTTGCCGTGTGCCCCGGCTGCGAATTGAGCGACGTCTCGTCGGGCACGTTCACGCTGTCCGAGACCGTTTCCGACAGCGTGACCGACGAAAGGACGGGCGAGACGCTGTCGTACGCGTACGCGGGCGGCACGGTGACCCTGTCGGGCGACGTTTCGGCGTCCGCGCCCGTATACGTCGGCGTATACGATAAATCCGGGAAGATGATCTCGGTCGATATCGTTACCGCGCCCGGCACGGCCGACGTAAGCGGCGGCGATACGGCGAAGCTGATATGGCTCGACAGGTCGGGCTTTATCGCAAAGGTGAAATGTGTACGGATAAACGTAAAATAA